From Brassica oleracea var. oleracea cultivar TO1000 chromosome C3, BOL, whole genome shotgun sequence, a single genomic window includes:
- the LOC106332330 gene encoding polyadenylate-binding protein-interacting protein 9-like produces MAATTEMPTDVVNDVSINKDGEKGIDSGIENNSSITTSKPKTESDLDMQKLVAMFKKLNPLAKEFFPSYYNPKKNNQTGKDNQLLSADDVAATKKQSGEEVDLNGKKGDNNQKRRNSYSQGRRRLTGRISKAQREDSMRRTVYVSDIDQTVTEEGLAGLFSNCGQVVDCRICGDPHSVLRFAFVEFADDQGAREALSLGGTMLGYYPVRVLPSKTAILPVNPTFLPRSEDEREMCSRTIYCTNIDKKVTQADVRNLFETACGEVTRLRLLGDQLHSTRIAFVEFALADSALRALNCSGMVVGSQPIRVSPSKTPVRPRITRPPSTN; encoded by the exons ATGGCTGCAACCACTGAGATGCCCACTGACGTTGTCAATGATGTTAGTATCAACAAGGATGGTGAAAAGGGCATTGATAGCGGAATTGAGAATAACTCTTCGATCACGACCTCGAAACCCAAAACCGAATCCGATTTGGATATGCAAAAGCTTGTGGCTATGTTCAAGAAACTAAATCCATTGGCTAAGGAGTTTTTCCCTTCTTATTACAATCCCAAGAAGAACAATCAGACAGGAAAAGACAATCAACTTCTGTCTGCTGATGATGTGGCCGCCACAAAAAAACAATCTGGTGAAGAAGTTGATCTTAATGGAAAGAAAGGTGACAATAACCAGAAG AGAAGAAACAGTTATAGCCAAGGGAGGAGGAGGTTAACTGGACGAATTTCTAAGGCACAGAGAGAGGATAGTATGAGGAGAACAGTATACGTTTCTGACATTGACCAAACT GTGACTGAGGAGGGTCTTGCTGGCTTGTTTAGTAACTGTGGACAA GTTGTTGACTGTCGAATTTGTGGGGATCCACATTCAGTTCTTCGATTTGCGTTTGTCGAGTTTGCTGATGACC AAGGCGCACGGGAGGCTTTAAGCCTTGGTGGAACGATGCTCGGGTACTACCCGGTGAGGGTCTTGCCCTCCAAAACTGCTATCCTTCCAGTGAACCCCACATTTCTTCCCAGG TCGGAAGATGAAAGGGAGATGTGTTCAAGGACAATCTATTGCACAAATATAGACAAGAAG GTTACTCAAGCTGATGTGAGAAACTTGTTTGAGACGGCATGTGGTGAG GTAACTCGCCTGAGGCTTCTTGGTGATCAACTGCATTCAACTCGCATAGCTTTTGTTGAATTTGCTCTG GCAGATAGTGCACTTAGGGCGCTCAATTGCAGTGGGATGGTCGTTGGATCCCAACCGATAAG GGTAAGTCCATCAAAGACACCAGTAAGGCCACGGATCACTCGACCACCATCCACAAACTAG